A DNA window from Castanea sativa cultivar Marrone di Chiusa Pesio chromosome 7, ASM4071231v1 contains the following coding sequences:
- the LOC142643638 gene encoding uncharacterized protein LOC142643638 isoform X2, with protein MIARIELFNGKGGMVEGCIQRIDRTGLDFVALEDPKLVLPQSTYWHVFAAFGTLKGGRADWLVEKCTELGASSVTPLLTERSPSISENRLDRLQRVVLAATKQCQRLHELILNPPMKIDSILPQIAQSKLSLVAVAEASPLVSVLTSSKSDSGGLIIVGPEGDFTEKELHMMVEAGATTVGLGPLRLRVETATMALLATVILWSDSQQTSGS; from the exons ATGATAG CAAGGATAGAGCTTTTTAACGGGAAGGGAGGTATGGTAGAAGGGTGCATTCAGAGGATTGACCGTACTGGACTGGATTTTGTGGCCCTGGAGGATCCAAAgttagttcttcctcagagcaCATATTGGCATGTATTTGCAGCTTTTG GTACTCTAAAGGGTGGTCGAGCTGACTGGCTTGTAGAGAAATGCACG GAACTGGGGGCTAGTAGTGTAACACCTCTATTGACAGAACGTTCGCCTTCAATTTCAGAGAATAGGTTGGACAGATTGCAACGTGTTGTTTTAGCAGCAACTAAACAAT GTCAACGGCTGCATGAATTAATTCTGAATCCTCCAATGAAAATTGATAGCATTCTGCCACAA ATTGCTCAGTCAAAGCTATCTCTTGTTGCTGTAGCAGAGGCTAGTCCTCTTGTTAGCGTATTGACTTCATCAAAAAGCGATTCTGGTGGACTGATTATAGTTGGACCAGAAGGGG ACTTCACTGAGAAAGAGTTGCATATGATGGTGGAAGCAGGAGCTACGACTGTTGGTCTGGGACCACTTCGCTTACGAGTCGAAACTGCAACAATGGCACTTTTAGCAACTGTAATTTTATGGTCCGACTCTCAGCAAACATCTGGTTCCTAA
- the LOC142644217 gene encoding uncharacterized protein LOC142644217: MASTSSSAPSSSSAPIARAAIADESANNPFFLPTNENFGLILTSQPLTGPENNMTWARSVFLALSSRNKFGFVNGSISKPDPTSPLFNSWNRCNTTILSWLTNLLSPDLKASVIYINSAKDLWIDLKNRLSQDNTPRLFEVQMEISHLVQGSMSVSSYFTKFKTLWDEFVKNQPFTVCNCPCACGSKASQIDAQHKEHVFRSLMGLNDSYGTLIGQILLIKPFPPLSKVCSLILQEEKRRSIGNTVNLIQQIQQLDPVAMHVNGPRSFQGTQGYARNNGGKGNSKKERPVCTYCSFTGHVADKCYKLHGYPLGYKPKGGTKAMANQIIGGFDGSSTAQLGGVTQPNFGLQTSFDASQSVFGGFPIGFGPQTCQQISQPQCPISQVQCEQLLNYLKAYNASGSGFGTPNGSSAQTASQVASVMAPVLPCTPANSASSSSSNFSGNPFWIPPNLTHSIFFAQVIDRQCFKSNCWIIDTGATGHMVHSVSQLTTITSAVHSCVYLPNGDKAIDLAQWIIVGLGKESNGLYLFHAAVSSSNATAFATTVSQTSSSDLWHSRLGHPSLAKLQLLKSFVNIDLTNKTSCWDVCHFAKQKRLSFPSSIHVTTAPFELIHCDLWGPFSIPTVDNYRFFLTIVDDFTRCTWVYLLKQKSDA; the protein is encoded by the exons ATGGCTTCAACTTCCTCAAGCgcaccttcttcttcatctgcACCTATTGCAAGAGCAGCTATAGCAGATGAATCTGCTAACAATCCTTTTTTCTTAccaacaaatgaaaattttggtttgattcTCACATCTCAACCTCTCACAGGTCCCGAGAATAATATGACTTGGGCGAGATCTGTGTTTCTGGCTTTGAGTTCCAgaaataaatttggatttgtcAATGGTTCAATCTCAAAACCAGATCCAACTTCACCTTTGTTCAATTCTTGGAATAGGTGCAACACTACGATCCTTTCATGGCTGACTAATTTACTCAGTCCTGATCTCAAGGCTAGTGTGATTTACATCAATTCTGCGAAAGATTTGTGGATTGATCTCAAGAACAGGTTGTCACAGGACAATACTCCAAGATTGTTCGAGGTTCAAATGGAAATTTCTCACTTGGTTCAAGGATCAATGTCAGTGAGTTCCTATTTTACTAAATTCAAGACTTTGTGGGATGAATTTGTGAAGAATCAACCTTTCACAGTCTGCAATTGTCCTTGTGCTTGTGGTTCCAAGGCATCTCAGATAGATgcacagcataaagagcatgTGTTTAGGTCTTTAATGGGGTTGAATGACAGTTATGGCACTCTGATTGGGCAAATATTACTAATTAAGCCTTTTCCTCCTCTTAGCAAGGTGTGTTCATTGATCTTGCAAGAAGAGAAAAGGAGAAGTATAGGCAATACTGTGAATTTAATTCAGCAAATTCAACAATTGGATCCTGTGGCCATGCATGTGAATGGTCCTAGGTCTTTTCAAGGCACTCAAGGTTATGCTCGAAACAATGGAGGAAAGGGAAATTCTAAGAAGGAAAGGCCAGTGTGTACTTACTGTAGTTTCACTGGTCATGTAGCAGACAAATGCTACAAACTTCATGGATACCCCCTAGGGTACAAGCCAAAAGGGGGAACTAAAGCTATGGCTAATCAGATCATAGGTGGATTTGATGGCTCTTCTACTGCACAGCTTGGTGGTGTTACACAGCCTAATTTTGGGTTACAGACTTCTTTTGATGCTTCACAGTCTGTTTTTGGTGGTTTTCCTATTGGTTTTGGTCCTCAGACTTGTCAACAGATCTCTCAACCTCAATGTCCAATTTCTCAGGTCCAATGTGAACAGCTACTCAATTATCTGAAAGCTTACAATGCATCAGGTTCAGGTTTTGGTACTCCAAATGGCTCTAGTGCTCAGACTGCATCACAAGTTGCATCAGTCATGGCACCTGTTCTTCCTTGTACCCCAGCCAATTctgcttcttcatcttcttccaaCTTTTCAGGTAATCCCTTTTGGATTCCTCCTAATCTTACTCACTCTATTTTTTTTGCTCAAGTCATCGATAGGCAATGTTTTAAGTCTAATTGTTGGATCATTGACACTGGTGCCACTGGTCACATGGTGCATTCAGTTTCACAATTGACCACAATAACTTCTGCTGTTCATTCTTGTGTCTATTTGCCAAATGGGGATAAAGCTATT GACCTTGCTCAATGGATCATTGTTGGTTTGGGTAAGGAAAGCAATGGTTTATACCTTTTTCATGCTGCTGTTTCTTCCTCCAATGCAACTGCTTTTGCAACTACTGTCAGTCAAACTTCTTCTTCAGATTTGTGGCATTCTAGATTAGGCCATCCTTCTTTAGCTAAACTTCAATTGTTGAAGTCATTTGTAAATATTGACCTTACCAATAAGACTTCCTGTTGGGATGTTTGCCATTTTGCAAAACAGAAAAGGCTTTCTTTTCCATCTAGCATTCATGTAACTACTGCTCCTTTTGAATTGATTCATTGTGATCTATGGGGTCCCTTTTCTATTCCTACTGTTGATAATTATAGATTTTTCCTAACCATTGTGGATGATTTTACTAGATGCACATGGGTTTATTTGCTTAAACAGAAATCTGATGCTTAG